TAGAGAAAGCTAAGTCCAAAATTCAGTGCGAATTTGTGCGCGGAGCTGAAAAGTGCGAGTATTCAGAGCGATATTTTGATTGTGGGCGTGACAATGCaactaaaaaacaacaatgcaatCACAGCCTATGCAGTTTTCTTGTTGCAGCTAATTAACTGGGCAGCAGGTATTAATAAAGATATATCTTCCAATAAATTGTCGTGATATTTCCTGTAATATTTCCTCACTTTTAGCACGTCGAGGCTTTGGCCCAGGCGAACAAGACTGGAACTATGTTGAAGTGAGAAAGGGCGCCCATCTCTTCTATTGGCTCCACTACACGACAGCGAATGTGAGTTCATTTTACGAGCGACCGCTGGTTATCTGGTTGCAAGGCGGACCCGGTGTTGCCTCCACTGGCTGCGGCTGCTTTGAGCAGCTGGGACCCATCGACATTGAGGGGCAACCACGTGCCAGCAATTGGGTGCAGCACATGAATGTACTCTTCATCGACAGTCCTGTTGGCACTGGTTTTAGCTATGTTGACTCGTATAATGAATACGCTGTGAACAACAAGCAAATTGCTCTCGATCTTGTCACACTAATGTCGGATTTTCTGCGATCACATCCCGAGTTCCAACGTGTCCCATTGCACATCTTCTCCGAGAGTTATGGCGGCAAAATGGCACCGGAATTCGCCTTGGAATTGCATTTAGCTCAGCAACGGGGCGAGGTGCAGTGTCAACTCAAGTCTGTGGTGGTGGGCAATCCCTTTATTTCGCCTGTAGATACCATTTTGTCCTATGCTCCATATATGCTGCAACTGGGCATTGTGGATCACGATGGTTTTAAGAACATATCGCGAGTGGCATCCGAGTTTTCGCGTTTGATATATACCGGCGAACTGGGGATGGCCGTCATACAGAATATAAAACTTCAGCATTTGATTGAGCAAATCATAGGAAACTTTGTTTTCTATAACACCCAATGGCGCACTCATGAGGATGATGACCATCGTTACGGCGAGGGTCCGAAGTTATCTGAATTTATGATCAACAATGTGACGAAGGCTTTGAATCTGACCGACATGACTAAATGGGAGGCACGGAATGTGGCGGTGTATGATGAGCTAGGCAGCGATATCGTTAAGCCTGCTGTTCATATTGGTAAGTCTGCCGAGCAGAAAGTGTATGATACAGTTATCtatttttatatccgctacccagGCTACAAGGGTATTATAGCATTGTGTCAACAGAAAACGAATGTAACTGGCAGAAGGAGCCTTCGGTATTTTTTAggatttaacaaataatattaatattaatatataatttattgataacgagaggcgggtatctcacagtcgactaGACCCTAGTTCTCTTACTTGATTATAATCACTATGTTCCCCCACTGTTCTCATCCCTTGCTAGTCACTCGTCTGCTGGACGAGACGCCGCTCCGCGTGGGCGTCTACTCGGGTGTCTTAGACTTGATCTGTGCCACGCCCGGCACCGTCAACTGGATCAATCGGATGTCGTGGCgtggcaaacaaaagtatGTGGATGCTATCCGTCAACCCTTCCGTAGCGATGGCTATCTTGAGGGCTATGAGAAGCAAGGCGGAAACTTTAGCATGTTTTGGGTCCTTCGCGCAGGACACATGGTGCAGCAGGATAATCCCGCGGCCATGTCTCACATTCTGCGAGAGTTTACCAACTATGGATGACGTCGCTGCATCACGCACAAATAAAGGCCAACTAGTCCAAAACTCAGATAAAGATCATCACGAAATAgagattattaaattttacgtATTGCTCAAgtatttaacttaattaagaaatatttgagaacaaaataaaaattaattaataatccTTTTTTCAAACGATTTTTTTATACTACAATGTTAAGAAAAGccaataattgttatttttagcgaaaattaataaaacctaaaaaaaatcatttttttataacttttattgTCGACCTTATACTCATTAAAGTTCCTGTGAAAAACTGATGGTGtgctattatttattaagctCAAAATCTTATGCTGAATAGATCAGAGAATAAATATTAGCAATAAACTCTGAAAGATAATCATAAAGTAAAATCTAAACCTTAACCAAGGAAGCACTCTCAGATATTGGATTTAAAATCAAGACTACCTACTAACTGAATTATAAGCAAATTGGCAAACGTTAAAGTAAATTCgctgaaaacaacaaaatacgtTTTAAGACTCCAAAGGCTAATAATGAGTACCCATGAAATCCAGTTAAATAGTTGTAGATAAGTCTTAAGGACAGGTGCCATTTCGCGCTTAGATGACTTCATGGAATGTATATATGGGGATCGCATAGTACTACAAAACGTGCCAACAAATGTAATGagcaataaatacttttaaatatatacacagaaatttaaaaatatgcggAAAACTTTCGTGCCAAAGTTCATCGattgtttatttaatcaaGCAGCAAACTTAGAATTATTATACTACATTGATTGAAAAAAGTTGTGTCCAAAACTCAGTGTGAATTTGTGTGCGGAACTGAAAAGTGAGAGAGTACAAAAcgattcttcttcttcgattGTGGGTGTGGCAATGCAACTGAAAAATATCAAGGAGATCACAGCGTATGCAGTCTTCTTGCTGCAAGTAATTAATTGGGCAGCAGGTAAGTATTAATAAGCTTGCTTACTATCTTCTCTAGTACTTCCCTATCTCTAGCAGGTCGAGGCTTTGGCCCAGGCGAACAAGACTGGAACTATGTTGAAGTGAGAAAGGGCGCCCATCTCTTCTATTGGCTCCACTACACGACAGCGAAGGTGAGCTCATTTTACGAGCGACCGCTGGTTATCTGGTTGCAAGGCGGACCCGGAGTTGCCTCCACGGGCTGCGGCTGCTTCGAGCAGCTGGGACCCATCGACATTGAGGGGCAACCACGCGCCAGCAATTGGGTGCAGCACATGAATGTGCTCTTCATCGACAGTCCCGTTGGCACTGGTTTTAGCTATGTGGAATCCTTTGGCGAATATGCTTTGAACAATAAGCAAATTGCTCTCGATCTGGTCACACTAATGTCGGATTTTCTGCGATCACATCCCGAGTTCCAACGTGTCCCATTGCACATCTTCTCTGAGAGTTATGGCGGCAAAATGGCACCGGAATTCGCTTTGGAATTGCATTTAGCGCAGCAAAGGGGCGAGGTGCAGTGTCAACTCAAGTCTGTGGTGGTGGGCAATCCCTTTATTTCGCCCTTGGACACCATTTTGTCCTATGCTCCATATCTGCTGCAAATGGGAATTGTGGATCACGATGGCTATAAGAATTTATCGAGAGCTACGTTTGAGTTTTCGCGTCTGGTTTCTGCCGGTGATATGCGGCAGGCTGTCGACCAGGATGAACAAATTCAAGAATTGATTATGGAAATCACTGAGAATGTCTTTGTCTATAACACCCAACGACGCTTTCATGTGGATGATGTCTATCACTATGGTGATAGTCCCAAGTTGAGTGACTTTATGGTCAACAATGTGACAAAGGCTCTGAATCTCACCCATATGTCTAAATGGACGGCATTCAATTCTTTGGTCTTTTTTGGGCTTGGCATCGATGTTGTTAAGCCTGCCATTGACATAGGTAAGTCCAGgaagtgtatgtatgtatgttatatataaagTTGATAGCCTTATGgcatataatttcatttaattagtATTTGCAAAAAGTGAAATCAGCGCagatataaattgttttattttgaaaagtttttgcttAAAGAATAAATTTAGTGCTTAAGAATTTTTTACAGATTCTTTAAATCATATGACCTGCATAATTCTCTTTGCTAGTCACTCGTCTGCTTGACGAGACTCCCATCCGTGTTGGCATCTTCTCGGGCGTCCTTGACATTATCTGTGCCACTCCTGGTACAGTCAACTGGATCGATCGGATGTCGTGGCGCAGCAAGCAGTCTTATGTGGATGCCACACGCCGACCTATTCGTATCGATGGGTTTCTCGAGGGCTATGAGAAGCAGGGAGGAAACTTCAGCATGTTCTGGGTACTTCGATCAGGACACTCAGTGCAAGTAGATAATCCTGTGGCCATGTCTCACATTCTGCGTGAGTTCACTAACTATGGTTGATGCAGTTGCTTCTCATATAAATAAAGCGCAACTAGTCGAATCCGGGAACACAAATAAtgattttcttgttattttaaacaaaaaaatcataaacTTATAGTAATTGTAAA
This window of the Drosophila albomicans strain 15112-1751.03 chromosome 2L, ASM965048v2, whole genome shotgun sequence genome carries:
- the LOC117563943 gene encoding retinoid-inducible serine carboxypeptidase-like isoform X1; translation: MQLKNNNAITAYAVFLLQLINWAAARRGFGPGEQDWNYVEVRKGAHLFYWLHYTTANVSSFYERPLVIWLQGGPGVASTGCGCFEQLGPIDIEGQPRASNWVQHMNVLFIDSPVGTGFSYVDSYNEYAVNNKQIALDLVTLMSDFLRSHPEFQRVPLHIFSESYGGKMAPEFALELHLAQQRGEVQCQLKSVVVGNPFISPVDTILSYAPYMLQLGIVDHDGFKNISRVASEFSRLIYTGELGMAVIQNIKLQHLIEQIIGNFVFYNTQWRTHEDDDHRYGEGPKLSEFMINNVTKALNLTDMTKWEARNVAVYDELGSDIVKPAVHIVTRLLDETPLRVGVYSGVLDLICATPGTVNWINRMSWRGKQKYVDAIRQPFRSDGYLEGYEKQGGNFSMFWVLRAGHMVQQDNPAAMSHILREFTNYG
- the LOC117563943 gene encoding retinoid-inducible serine carboxypeptidase-like isoform X8, whose amino-acid sequence is MNVLFIDSPVGTGFSYVESFGEYALNNKQIALDLVKLMSNFLRSHSEFERVPLHIFSESYGGKMAPEFGLELYLAQQRGEVQCQLKSVVVGNPFISPVDTILSYAPYMLQLGIVDHDGFKNISRVASEFSRLIYTGELGMAVIQNIKLQHLIEQIIGNFVFYNTQWRTHEDDDHRYGEGPKLSEFMINNVTKALNLTDMTKWEARNVAVYDELGSDIVKPAVHIVTRLLDETPLRVGVYSGVLDLICATPGTVNWINRMSWRGKQKYVDAIRQPFRSDGYLEGYEKQGGNFSMFWVLRAGHMVQQDNPAAMSHILREFTNYG
- the LOC117563943 gene encoding retinoid-inducible serine carboxypeptidase-like isoform X2, encoding MQLKNIKEITAYAVFLLQVINWAAAGRGFGPGEQDWNYVEVRKGAHLFYWLHYTTAKVSSFYERPLVIWLQGGPGVASTGCGCFEQLGPIDIEGQPRASNWVQHMNVLFIDSPVGTGFSYVESFGEYALNNKQIALDLVTLMSDFLRSHPEFQRVPLHIFSESYGGKMAPEFALELHLAQQRGEVQCQLKSVVVGNPFISPLDTILSYAPYLLQMGIVDHDGYKNLSRATFEFSRLVSAGDMRQAVDQDEQIQELIMEITENVFVYNTQRRFHVDDVYHYGDSPKLSDFMVNNVTKALNLTHMSKWTAFNSLVFFGLGIDVVKPAIDIVTRLLDETPIRVGIFSGVLDIICATPGTVNWIDRMSWRSKQSYVDATRRPIRIDGFLEGYEKQGGNFSMFWVLRSGHSVQVDNPVAMSHILREFTNYG